One part of the Triplophysa rosa linkage group LG5, Trosa_1v2, whole genome shotgun sequence genome encodes these proteins:
- the nmrk2 gene encoding nicotinamide riboside kinase 2 isoform X1 produces MKLIIGIGGVTNGGKTTLTSRLLKTLPNCCVVHQDDFFKPQDQIEVGDDGFRQWDVITALDMDAMVNTVKGWMENPVKFARSHGVTVSSMPDGSDPQRDIHILIVEGFLLYNYKPLLDVYNKCYYVTIPYEECKRRRTTRTYTVPDPAGLFDGHVWPMYLKHRKEMAETNLDFQYLDGMKSKEEIYNQVYEDIQNTLLNVL; encoded by the exons ATGAAGTTAATTATCGGAATTGGAGG TGTGACCAATGGAGGAAAGACAACTTTGACGAGTAGACTTTTAAAGACCCTACCAAACTGTTGTGTAGTACATCAAGATGATTTTTTCAAG CCCCAAGATCAAATAGAGGTCGGGGACGACGGCTTTAGACAGTGGGATG TGATTACCGCCCTAGATATGGACGCTATGGTGAACACTGTTAAGGGATGGATGGAGAACCCGGTCAAGTTTGCCCGTTCCCACGGCGTGACCGTTTCATCAATGCCGGATGGCTCGGACCCTCAACGTGACATCCACATTCTGATTGTGGAGGGATTTCTGCTGTATAACTACAA GCCTTTGCTTGATGTCTACAACAAATGTTATTACGTGACCATTCCATATGAGGAGTGCAAAAGGAGAAGAAC TACGAGAACTTACACCGTTCCTGACCCAGCCGGGCTGTTTGATGGTCATGTTTGGCCCATGTACTTGAAACACAGAAAAGAGATGGCAGAGACCAACCTAGATTTCC AATATCTGGATGGGATGAAATCAAAAGAGGAGATCTATAACCAAGTTTATGAGGACATCCAGAACACTCTGTTGAATGTCTTATAG
- the nmrk2 gene encoding nicotinamide riboside kinase 2 isoform X2 gives MDAMVNTVKGWMENPVKFARSHGVTVSSMPDGSDPQRDIHILIVEGFLLYNYKPLLDVYNKCYYVTIPYEECKRRRTTRTYTVPDPAGLFDGHVWPMYLKHRKEMAETNLDFQYLDGMKSKEEIYNQVYEDIQNTLLNVL, from the exons ATGGACGCTATGGTGAACACTGTTAAGGGATGGATGGAGAACCCGGTCAAGTTTGCCCGTTCCCACGGCGTGACCGTTTCATCAATGCCGGATGGCTCGGACCCTCAACGTGACATCCACATTCTGATTGTGGAGGGATTTCTGCTGTATAACTACAA GCCTTTGCTTGATGTCTACAACAAATGTTATTACGTGACCATTCCATATGAGGAGTGCAAAAGGAGAAGAAC TACGAGAACTTACACCGTTCCTGACCCAGCCGGGCTGTTTGATGGTCATGTTTGGCCCATGTACTTGAAACACAGAAAAGAGATGGCAGAGACCAACCTAGATTTCC AATATCTGGATGGGATGAAATCAAAAGAGGAGATCTATAACCAAGTTTATGAGGACATCCAGAACACTCTGTTGAATGTCTTATAG